One Purpureocillium takamizusanense chromosome 1, complete sequence genomic window carries:
- a CDS encoding uncharacterized protein (EggNog:ENOG503P992): MTVTTPIRFDIHRNAFAYHYSITAHNSTATDTALYYCDVTRFTKSSTPDMVLYAGSSPASASPIALSHILQFSQSFKIGLGDAVPRHATVPDAIQWEDLRRSTFTGAEHRWGMSLAVSDSKARDGRRRLALLWKRTRSVRAQGAEDGIRHRGFRGWKLLDEEQPDEVLAVFTLDQVFGRRGVLQINADYGDEFTIAVLMTLLTLYERSEMR; encoded by the coding sequence ATGACTGTCACGACCCCGATCCGTTTCGACATTCACCGCAACGCCTTCGCCTACCACTACTCCATCACCGCGCACAACAGCACCGCCACCGACACCGCCCTCTACTACTGCGACGTAACCCGCTTCACCAAGTCATCCACCCCAGACATGGTCCTTTATGCCGGGTCCTCACCGGCTTCTGCCTCCCCCATCGCCCTCTCCCACATCCTCCAGTTCTCCCAGAGCTTCAAGAtcggcctgggcgacgccgtcccgcGCCACGCCACTGTCCCGGACGCCATTCAGTGGGAGGACCTACGGCGATCGACCTTCACGGGTGCCGAGCACCGATGGGGCATGTCTCTCGCGGTGTCGGACTCCAAGGCTCGGGACGGTCGTCGCAGGCTTGCGCTGCTGTGGAAGAGGACGCGCAGCGTACGCGCCCAGGGTGCCGAGGACGGGATCCGCCACCGCGGGTTCCGCGGCTggaagctgctcgacgaggagcagcccgACGAGGTGCTTGCCGTCTTCACGCTGGATCAAGTCTTTGGTCGACGGGGTGTTTTGCAGATCAATGCCGACTATGGTGACGAGTTTACCATCGCGGTGCTGATGACGCTGTTGACCTTGTATGAGCGGTCCGAGATGCGGTAA
- a CDS encoding uncharacterized protein (TransMembrane:8 (i55-78o84-108i115-132o138-160i200-220o226-248i260-277o283-302i)~COG:P~EggNog:ENOG503NY8M) has protein sequence MSSDDRANRLRTNDLELGVTHAIQRHVTRNVVAPKPVTQRKLNFEERRPRWLRECLAEATGVFFYVFTGTASIASFTLNGTNPLGVAAFGSLFQIGWAFALGIAFAIITCAPTSGGHFNPAITVALWLWQGFPTKKVPYYIFSQILGSFVAGLLVMGMYWPQISDMKAELLAAGKPLVANGAPASILCPFPNPDQTNLGYVFLTEFFVDAFIGLVIWSCLDPANPFVSATGAPFVIGLAYAAMVWGFADITISTNMARDLGMRIVAAIFFGKEAFTYMGYTPISVLVNIPATLFATGYYELLMRDSLLSISKGHAVHEDGEDGLIRHISMVSKGYDDDEAVDSRRRDNKE, from the exons ATGTCTTCCGACGACAGAGCGAACAGGCTTCGCACCAACGACT tGGAGCTGGGTGTGACGCATGCCATCCAGCGACACGTCACTCGAaacgtcgtcgcccccaAGCCCGTCACCCAGCGCAAGCTCAACTTCGAGGAGCGCCGTCCGCGGTGGCTCCGCGAGtgcctggccgaggccacggGCGTCTTCTTCTACGTCTTCACCGGGACGGCCTCCATAGCCTCCTTCACGCTCAACGGCACCAAccccctcggcgtcgcggccttTGGCAGCCTCTTCCAGATCGGCTGGGCCTTtgcgctcggcatcgccttTGCCATCATCACCTGCGCCCCGACGTCCGGAGGCCACTTCAACCCGGCCATCACCGTCGCgctctggctctggcagGGGTTCCCGACCAAGAAGGTGCCGTACTACATCTTCAGCCAGATCCTCGGGTCCTTTGTCGCGGGGCTCCTCGTCATGGGCATGTACTGGCCGCAAATCTCCGACATGaaggccgagctgctcgccgccgggaaGCCCCTGGTGGCcaacggcgcgcccgccagcatcCTCTGCCCGTTCCCGAACCCCGACCAGACGAACCTGGGGTACGTCTTCCTCACCGAGTtcttcgtcgacgccttcatcggcctcgtcatctGGTCGTGCCTCGACCCCGCGAACCCGTTCGTCAGCGCCACCGGCGCCCCCttcgtcatcggcctcgcctACGCCGCCATGGTATGGGGCTTCGCCGACATCACCATCAGCACCAACATGGCCCGCGACCTGGGGATGCGCATCGTCGCGGCCATCTTCTTCGGCAAGGAGGCCTTCACCTACATGGGGTACACGCCCATCAGCGTGCTCGTCAACATCCCCGCCACGCTCTTCGCGACGGGGTACTACGAGCTGCTGATGCGGGACAGCCTGCTCAGCATCAGCAAGGGGCACGCGGTGCacgaggacggggaggaCGGGCTGATTCGGCACATTAGCATGGTGTCCAAGGgatacgacgacgacgaggccgtcgacagccGGCGTCGCGACAACAAAGAGTAG
- the HAA1 gene encoding transcriptional activator haa1 (COG:H~EggNog:ENOG503P6XA): MIISGETYACEACIRGHRTARCQHNDRPLQLIKKKGRPVSQCNHCRSMRQSRSAHVKCECAKRAREGRVDTANGGREPCRCFEDGICRCAFKRDPSAADALSPSGSEHGTNSAAALATSSSPAMQGCCGTPSTSTSATATDTPAGLDSSRATDLPPLLDPADAMMDMGTSWLDAIPHDMEPDFLGGAPFDFSNFDVQPGSFDPAAPGDAPPAPTSTHIAPLEEVPGTMATLPNSNLGLTTHEWTPNQYNEHEISVFGVPESAWFESLGMGPSKVELLPEEDGKVGHGVGNPQHDAQR, from the exons ATGATCATCAGCGGCGAGACGTATGCCTGTGAGGCCTGCATCCGCGGCCATCGCACCGCACGCTGTCAACACAACG ACCGGCCGCTGCAACTTATCAAGAAGAAGGGCCGGCCCGTTTCTCAGTGCAATCACTGTCGCTCCATGCGCCAGTCGCGGTCTGCCCACGTCAAATGTGAGTGTGCCAAGAGAGCCCGTGAGGGCAGGGTCGACACGGCGAACGGCGGCAGAG AGCCGTGCCGCTGCTTCGAGGACGGGATCTGCCGATGTGCTTTCAAGCGAGATCCCTCGGCTGCGGACGCGCTGTCGCCTTCTGGTTCCGAACACGGCACAAACAGCGCAGCAGCCCTGGCCACAAGCAGTTCGCCAGCGATGCAAGGGTGCTGCGGGACCCCCTCTACCAGTACCAGCGCAACCGCCACAGACACGCCAGCTGGACTCGACAGTTCACGTGCGACCGATTTGCCGCCGCTCTTGGACCCAGCCGATGCCATGATGGATATGGGGACGTCCTGGCTGGACGCCATTCCGCACGACATGGAGCCGGATTttctcggcggcgcaccGTTCGACTTTTCCAATTTCGATGTGCAACCCGGCTCCTTTGATCCTGCAGCGCCCGGCGACGCTCCCCCAGCACCGACGTCTACTCACATTGCGCCTCTCGAAGAGGTCCCAGGAACCATGGCAACACTGCCCAACTCGAACCTAGGCTTGACTACCCACGAATGGACGCCCAACCAGTACAACGAGCACGAAATCAGCGTCTTTGGCGTCCCCGAATCGGCATGGTTCGAGAGCTTGGGCATGGGGCCCTCCAAGGTAGAGCTGCTCCCTGAGGAGGATGGAAAGGTCGGACACGGTGTCGGCAATCCACAACATGACGCGCAGCGATGA
- a CDS encoding uncharacterized protein (CAZy:AA1~COG:Q~TransMembrane:1 (n9-16c23/24o654-679i)~SECRETED:SignalP(1-23~SECRETED:cutsite=TRA-AL~SECRETED:prob=0.4103)~EggNog:ENOG503NWJB), translating into MRSQLRLELCLLAFLVRAVVTRAALRQFNFTLHSALRSPDGHEREVFLINGQQPGPAIDVDEGDTIEVFVQNDLKVDTALHWHGLMQRGTPKMDGVPGVTQEPIPPGGNFTYRFSTTSEYGFYWYHSHFRAYYNDAIRGTLLIRPAASRSRPFLKAARDDRERAALLEAEREATSVMLNDWTHEPSDVVFERYQKTGAFPSCVDSILANGQGRVECLPQSVLEENWMVPVVDSKHDHDATHHELGVLSQHRRLTRGTFRRLLTKRKPHQHAGEHATAASPNRSAVSTSLFPSMNKPSPRGCMPPMMFNSGFDMSSLPAETCKNTFSPLLTIPANATRGWLALNLVNAGAVSALRVSLDAHSMLVYAADGLYVQPQTVKVLHMELGQRYSVMIKLDQGSGSYSLRYATYPSGDMQQVLQGRSVVVYDNSTPGAANVHAATWMRINGSAIDGASVLDAPDLNPFETGIAPPPGPADMTLSFQANQTGTTTWALNGEPFEKPNAAIIEGERSSGWTANTTYHLPSNATVDIVVTVSNRSMDQMGHPLHLHGHKFWVLGSGEGSFPYKSMMEASPDVINLVDPPYRDTTALPPQGWVALRYITNNPGAWIFHCHLQWHVVSGMAVVLVEGAGDAPTTTSGTHATPAKDTTGNNMLDSMWRLVLLATGFLTMCWANFTAVFTMFL; encoded by the exons ATGCGATCGCAACTGCGACTGGAACTGTGCCTTTTAGCTTTTCTGGTGCGTGCTGTggtgacgagggcagcgTTGCGGCAGTTCAATTTCACCCTACACAGCGCACTCCGATCACCAG ATGGACATGAGCGCGAGGTGTTTCTCATCAATGGCCAGCAGCCGGGGCCTGCGATTGACGTGGATGAGGGGGACACAATTGAAGTATTTGTGCAGAACGACTTGAAGGTAGACACTGCTCTGCACTGGCACG GCTTAATGCAGCGGGGGACGCCCAAGATGGACGGCGTTCCAGGAGTGACTCAG GAACCAATTCCTCCGGGCGGCAACTTTACATACCGCTTCTCTACGACATCCGAATACGGCTTCTACTGGTATCACTCCCACTTTCGCGCATACTACAACGATGCAATCCGGGGAACCCTTCTTATCCGGCCTgcggcctcgcgctcgcgcccatTTTTGAAAGCTGCCAGAGACGACCGCGAGAGGGCGGCCCTCCTGGAAGCCGAGCGCGAGGCAACAAGCGTTATGCTCAACGACTGGACGCACGAGCCTTCGGATGTGGTTTTCGAGCGGTACCAAAAGACCGGGGCGTTTCCGTCTTGTGTTGACAGCATCCTCGCCAATGGCCAGGGGCGAGTCGAGTGTCTCCCGCAAAGCGTGCTTGAAGAAAACTGGATGGTCCCGGTGGTCGATTCGAAACATGACCACGATGCCACTCATCATGAATTGGGGGTCCTTTCACAACATAGGAGACTGACCCGTGGAACGTTCAGACGTCTTCTGACGAAAAGGAAACCACACCAACACGCGGGGGAGCACGCCACGGCAGCTTCTCCGAATCGCTCTGCGGTGTCAACGTCATTGTTCCCGTCGATGAACAAGCCAAGTCCCCGAGGCTGCATGCCGCCAATGATGTTCAACTCCGGCTTCGACATGTCTTCGCTGCCGGCTGAGACTTGCAAAAATACGTTCTCGCCGCTGCTCACGATCCCGGCAAACGCCACACGGGGCTGGCTAGCTCTCAATCTGGTCAACGCAGGTGCCGTCAGCGCTCTACGAGTCTCTCTGGACGCGCACTCTATGCTTGTCTACGCGGCCGATGGACTCTATGTACAGCCGCAAACAGTCAAG GTGCTCCACATGGAGCTCGGGCAGCGATATTCAGTCATGATCAAGCTGGACCAAGGATCGGGGAGCTACAGTCTACGATATGCGACATACCCGAGCGGAGACATGCAGCAGGTCCTTCAGGGCCGTTCTGTTGTAGTGTACGAC AACTCAACTCCCGGTGCCGCAAATGTTCACGCGGCGACTTGGATGCGCATCAATGGATCGGCTATTGATGGGGCCTCGGTTCTTGACGCCCCCGACCTCAACCCCTTCGAGACCGGGAtcgctccgccgccaggaCCCGCGGACATGACACTCTCATTTCAAGCCAACCAGACGGGCACAACTACCTGGGCACTCAACGGTGAACCGTTTGAAAAGCCCAACGCGGCGATTATCGAAGGCGAGCGCTCGTCGGGTTGGACCGCCAACACGACGTATCACTTACCGTCAAACGCCACCGTAgacatcgtcgtcactgTCTCGAACCGGTCGATGGATCAG ATGGGCCACCCCTTGCATCTGCACGGGCACAAGTTTTGGGTACTTGGTAGCGGCGAAGGCTCATTTCCGTACAAGTCGATGATGGAGGCATCGCCAGACGTAATCAATCTCGTCGACCCGCCGTACCGCGATACAACAGCTCTTCCACCTCAGGGATGGGTCGCTCTGCG GTACATAACGAACAACCCGGGCGCGTGGATTTTCCACTGCCATCTTCAATGGCACGTCGTC AGCGGTATGGCCGTGGTGCTCGTCGAAGGAGCCGGCGATGCGcctacgacgacgagcgggacACACGCAACCCCTGCAAAAGACACCACCGGAAATAACATGCTCGACTCCATGTGGCGCCTCGTACTACTTGCCACCGGATTCCTCACCATGTGCTGGGCGAACTTCACGGCGGTATTCACCATGTTTCTGTGA
- a CDS encoding NAD(P)H-hydrate epimerase (BUSCO:EOG09264GQZ~EggNog:ENOG503NXDZ~COG:G), whose product MAIKTLGAKAAAALDQELMSTCAFSIDQLMELAGLSVSQAVYRVHPLNKGRRVLVACGPGNNGGDGLVAARHLFYYGYQPSIFYPKRSKNELYQRLAKQLEDLEVPFVDDFQMALGQTDHIVDAIFGWFFPTAKPQPTDPTGQVSAFLERFGSRFLR is encoded by the exons ACACTCGGTGCgaaggcagcggcggccttggaccAGGAGCTGATGAGCACTTGCGCTTTTTCCATTGATCAGCTCATGGAACTGGCGGGACTCTCTGTTTCACAGGCAG TTTATCGCGTCCACCCGCTTAACAAGGGGCGACGAGTCCTTGTGGCCTGTGGACCGGGGAACAACG gcggcgatggccttgTCGCGGCCCGCCATCTCTTCTATTACGGCTACCAACCCTCCATCTTCTACCCCAAGCGGAGCAAGAACGAACTGTACCAA CGTCTAGCGAAGCAGCTTGAAGACCTCGAGGTCCCTTTCGTCGATGACTTTCAGATGGCGCTGGGACAGACCGATCATATTGTCGATGCCATATTCGGTTGGTTTTTCCCCACGGCGAAGCCCCAGCCCACTGACCCCACGGGCCAGGTTTCAGCTTTTCTGGAGAGGTTCGGGAGCCGTTTCCTGCGGTGA
- a CDS encoding NAD(P)H-hydrate epimerase (EggNog:ENOG503NXDZ~COG:G) → MAIKTLGAKAAAALDQELMSTCAFSIDQLMELAGLSVSQAVYRVHPLNKGRRVLVACGPGNNGGDGLVAARHLFYYGYQPSIFYPKRSKNELYQRLAKQLEDLEVPFVDDFQMALGQTDHIVDAIFGFSFSGEVREPFPAVIKALQETQLSVTSVDAPSSWDIENGPPSSGLGSAFMPTTLVSLTAPKPLVKHFKGRHFIGGRYASPCHTSTLD, encoded by the exons ACACTCGGTGCgaaggcagcggcggccttggaccAGGAGCTGATGAGCACTTGCGCTTTTTCCATTGATCAGCTCATGGAACTGGCGGGACTCTCTGTTTCACAGGCAG TTTATCGCGTCCACCCGCTTAACAAGGGGCGACGAGTCCTTGTGGCCTGTGGACCGGGGAACAACG gcggcgatggccttgTCGCGGCCCGCCATCTCTTCTATTACGGCTACCAACCCTCCATCTTCTACCCCAAGCGGAGCAAGAACGAACTGTACCAA CGTCTAGCGAAGCAGCTTGAAGACCTCGAGGTCCCTTTCGTCGATGACTTTCAGATGGCGCTGGGACAGACCGATCATATTGTCGATGCCATATTCG GTTTCAGCTTTTCTGGAGAGGTTCGGGAGCCGTTTCCTGCGGTGATCAAGGCTCTGCAAGAGACGCAGCTTTCCGTCACGTCCGTCGAcgccccgtcgtcctggGACATCGAAAATGGCCCACCCAGCTCCGGCCTGGGCAGCGCTTTCATGCCTACCACGCTCGTTAGCCTGACCGCTCCAAAGCCGCTCGTTAAGCACTTCAAGGGTCGCCATTTCATTGGTGGCCGGTACGCGTCTCCTTGCCACACGTCGACTTTGGACTAA